Proteins co-encoded in one Centroberyx gerrardi isolate f3 chromosome 18, fCenGer3.hap1.cur.20231027, whole genome shotgun sequence genomic window:
- the LOC139927244 gene encoding trace amine-associated receptor 1-like, translating into MEPELIFNRTDVKDIHLCYESENVSCIMEITPSTIRVLLYVFLGSLSVLTMCGNLLIIISIIYFKQLHTPANYLILSLAVADLLVGALVLPFIIAASVSSCWHLADLICNIGHSLDVSLSSSSILNLCFISIDRYYAVCQPLRYRTKMNSHAVVIMIVVSWGVSVLVGIGIIIMGLNEGKCEGRCFSFHMPISSITACILSFYLPAIIMLSIYLKIFLVAQRQARSIKNTNCQGIKSGASVTKMERKATKTLAIVMGVFLICWTPFFTGMTLNPLINYLIPISVIETFTLLGWSNSMLNPFVYAFFYSWFRAAFRMIISGKIFQGRFANSKLF; encoded by the coding sequence ATGGAACCTGAATTAATTTTCAACAGGACTGATGTTAAGGACATACATCTCTGTTATGAATCAGAAAATGTATCTTGCATAATGGAAATCACCCCTTCAACAATACGTGTGTTGTTATACGTTTTCCTTGGCTCATTATCTGTTCTCACAATGTGTGGAAACCTTCTCATAATAATCTCCATCATTTACTTCAAACAGCTCCACACTCCAGCTAactacctcatcctctctctggctgtggcTGACCTCCTTGTTGGGGCTTTAGTCTTACCTTTCATCATAGCAGCCTCTGTAAGCTCATGTTGGCATCTTGCAGATTTAATTTGTAACATAGGACACAGCCTTGATGTTTCACTATCTTCATCTTCTATTCTGaacttatgttttatttctattgacAGATATTATGCAGTGTGTCAGCCTCTGAGGTATAGAACTAAAATGAATTCTCATGCTGTTGTGATCATGATCGTGGTGAGCTGGGGTGTTTCTGTCCTAGTTGGAATTGGAATCATAATTATGGGACTTAATGAAGGAAAATGTGAAGGACgatgtttttcatttcacatgccAATTTCAAGCATTACCGCATGTATTCTCTCATTTTACCTCCCAGCAATCATAATGCTTAGTATCTACCTAAAGATTTTCCTGGTGGCACAGAGACAGGCACGTAGCATCAAGAACACAAACTGTCAGGGCATAAAGTCTGGAGCATCTGTCActaagatggagagaaaggccaCAAAAACTTTGGCGATTGTTATGGGAGTTTTTCTGATCTGTTGGACTCCTTTCTTTACTGGTATGACCTTAAATCCgttaattaattatttaattccAATATCTGTGATTGAAACATTTACTTTGCTTGGATGGTCAAATTCAATGCTCAATCCATTTGTTTATGCATTCTTTTACAGCTGGTTTCGGGCGGCTTTCAGAATGATCATTTCTGGCAAAATATTTCAAGGTCGTTTTGCAAACTCAAAATTGTTTTGA